In Xanthomonas sacchari, a genomic segment contains:
- the hflX gene encoding ribosome rescue GTPase HflX gives MFDRSRRGEHALLIQPYAGGPLEDDVLEEFADLARSAGASIAATVTARIDKPSPATLIGSGKLEEVKAAADASGADLVLVNHALSPGQERNLEKYLERRVIDRTGLILDIFAQRARSHEGKLQVELAQLRHMATRLVRGWTHLERQRGGSIGLRGPGETQLETDRRLLQKRVEQLQKRLEKVEVQHTQMRRARVRSELPRIAVVGYTNAGKSTLFNALTGAEAYAADQLFATLDPTVRRIALPGGNAMLADTVGFVRNLPHELVAAFRSTLSEAREADLLLHVVDAADPLREERIAQVDEVLHAVGAGELPQLLVFNKIDRIDGAEVRHDAQDGVPDAARRERVWISARDGRGLDLLQHVLGQRLGLRHVQGSLRLPPDAGRLRSQLHQLQVIRSEQADEDGWLLQVDIPITEAERLAAAADGAPIRALLPPREREEWQQR, from the coding sequence GTGTTTGATCGGTCGCGCCGCGGCGAGCACGCACTGCTGATCCAGCCCTACGCGGGTGGTCCGTTGGAAGACGATGTGCTGGAGGAGTTCGCCGACCTGGCGCGCTCGGCCGGCGCCAGCATCGCCGCCACCGTGACCGCGCGCATCGACAAGCCGAGTCCGGCGACGCTGATCGGCAGCGGCAAGCTGGAGGAGGTCAAGGCCGCCGCCGATGCCAGCGGCGCCGATCTGGTCCTGGTCAACCACGCGCTCAGCCCCGGCCAGGAACGCAACCTGGAGAAATACCTGGAGCGGCGCGTGATCGACCGCACCGGGCTGATCCTGGACATCTTCGCCCAGCGCGCGCGCAGCCACGAAGGCAAGCTGCAGGTCGAACTGGCCCAGTTGCGGCACATGGCCACGCGGCTGGTGCGCGGCTGGACCCACCTGGAGCGCCAGCGCGGCGGTTCGATCGGCCTGCGCGGTCCTGGCGAAACCCAGCTGGAAACCGACCGCCGCCTGCTGCAGAAGCGGGTGGAGCAGTTGCAGAAGCGGCTGGAGAAGGTCGAGGTCCAGCACACCCAGATGCGCCGCGCGCGGGTGCGCAGCGAACTGCCGCGGATCGCGGTGGTGGGCTACACCAACGCCGGCAAGTCGACCCTGTTCAATGCGCTGACCGGCGCCGAGGCCTACGCCGCCGACCAGCTGTTCGCGACCCTGGATCCGACCGTGCGGCGCATCGCCCTGCCTGGCGGCAACGCCATGCTGGCCGATACCGTCGGCTTCGTGCGCAACCTGCCGCACGAGCTGGTGGCGGCGTTCCGTTCGACCCTGTCCGAGGCGCGCGAGGCCGACCTGCTGCTGCACGTGGTCGACGCCGCCGATCCGCTGCGCGAGGAGCGCATCGCCCAGGTCGACGAGGTGCTGCACGCGGTCGGCGCCGGCGAACTGCCGCAGTTGCTGGTATTCAACAAGATCGACCGCATCGACGGCGCCGAAGTGCGCCACGACGCGCAGGACGGGGTGCCGGACGCGGCGCGGCGCGAACGGGTGTGGATCTCCGCCCGCGACGGTCGCGGCCTGGACCTGTTGCAGCACGTGCTCGGCCAGCGCCTGGGGCTGCGCCACGTGCAGGGCAGCCTGCGCCTGCCGCCGGACGCCGGACGCCTGCGCTCGCAGTTGCATCAGTTGCAGGTGATCCGCAGCGAGCAGGCCGACGAGGACGGCTGGCTGCTGCAGGTGGACATCCCGATCACCGAGGCCGAGCGCCTGGCCGCGGCGGCCGACGGCGCGCCGATCCGCGCGCTGCTGCCGCCGCGCGAGCGTGAGGAGTGGCAGCAGCGCTAG